A stretch of Flavobacteriales bacterium DNA encodes these proteins:
- a CDS encoding aldehyde dehydrogenase family protein codes for MKIINPATEAVIKEIAEDTAASIQSKYEAAKAAQKQWAQVPLKERIACIAKFNELMLANANKIAADLSAEVGKPLGQAKGEINGGVGRSQYFVENSEKYLAEEWMVTEGATREKLMYEPLGVIANISAWNYPILVGMNVFIPALIGGNAVLYKPSEFSTLTGLNMADMLWQAGVPKDVFQVVIGAKDAGEALLNLPLNGYFFTGSYGTGKYIAERVASKLVPVGLELGGKDPMYVCEDVDVKSAAAAGVEGAFYNNGQSCCAVERIYVHEDIYEDYVAAFVEEAKTMKLGAPSEEGTFIGPLTRSQQVAVLEQQVADAVAKGAELLLGGKPTGGNGYYFEPTVLTNVDHSMQVMLDESFGPIIGIQKVKSDAEAVKLMLDTPYGLTSAVYTLDESRALGLMNQLNSGTVYWNCCDRVSPNLPWSGRGASGLGSTLSHAGIRTFVQPKSYHLRG; via the coding sequence ATGAAAATCATCAATCCCGCTACAGAAGCGGTCATTAAGGAGATTGCAGAAGATACCGCTGCATCCATTCAAAGCAAATATGAGGCTGCTAAAGCTGCTCAGAAACAATGGGCGCAAGTGCCATTGAAGGAGCGAATTGCTTGCATTGCCAAGTTCAATGAGCTTATGTTGGCCAATGCCAATAAGATTGCAGCAGACCTAAGTGCCGAGGTCGGAAAACCGCTTGGTCAGGCCAAAGGAGAAATAAACGGAGGTGTTGGCAGAAGTCAGTATTTCGTTGAGAACAGTGAGAAATACCTGGCAGAAGAGTGGATGGTTACTGAAGGAGCTACTCGGGAAAAACTGATGTATGAACCACTTGGCGTAATTGCCAATATTTCCGCATGGAACTACCCTATTCTGGTTGGAATGAACGTATTTATTCCAGCGCTTATCGGTGGAAACGCAGTGCTCTACAAGCCATCAGAATTCAGCACGCTTACGGGTTTGAACATGGCTGATATGCTTTGGCAAGCAGGCGTTCCGAAGGATGTTTTTCAAGTGGTGATAGGAGCGAAAGACGCTGGAGAAGCCCTTTTGAATTTGCCGTTGAACGGATATTTCTTCACTGGTTCATACGGCACAGGAAAATACATTGCAGAACGTGTTGCCAGCAAACTCGTTCCAGTTGGATTGGAACTTGGTGGAAAAGACCCAATGTATGTTTGCGAAGACGTTGATGTAAAATCAGCCGCTGCAGCAGGTGTTGAAGGAGCTTTTTACAACAATGGCCAAAGTTGTTGTGCGGTAGAACGGATTTACGTTCACGAGGATATCTATGAGGATTATGTGGCTGCTTTCGTAGAAGAAGCAAAGACCATGAAGTTGGGCGCACCGAGCGAAGAAGGAACCTTTATTGGGCCACTTACTCGGTCTCAACAAGTGGCCGTGTTGGAACAACAGGTTGCTGATGCCGTTGCTAAGGGTGCTGAACTTTTACTGGGAGGCAAACCAACAGGTGGTAATGGCTACTACTTTGAACCTACTGTTCTAACCAATGTAGATCACAGCATGCAAGTGATGCTGGATGAAAGTTTCGGGCCTATAATCGGAATCCAGAAAGTGAAGAGTGATGCAGAAGCTGTTAAGCTGATGCTAGACACTCCTTACGGATTGACTTCGGCTGTTTATACGCTTGACGAGTCGCGTGCACTTGGATTGATGAATCAATTGAATTCTGGTACCGTTTACTGGAATTGCTGCGATCGTGTAAGCCCAAACCTTCCTTGGAGCGGACGTGGTGCATCAGGCCTAGGTTCAACCCTTTCGCATGCAGGAATCAGAACCTTTGTACAGCCTAAAAGCTACCACTTGAGAGGATAG
- a CDS encoding gamma-glutamyl-gamma-aminobutyrate hydrolase family protein, with the protein MIKIGVSACFFHPDLDRTTFGPKTLSYLENDMAAYIARPNVMPVLIPELPKAEKLAIIKEMDGLVLQGGADLAPESYGEAPIGRWLGDRIRDEYELELMDLFIKEEKPVLGICRGFQLMNAYYGGTLFQDIDTQRPESIKHRDAIEYDHVHHGVRFEPGSFLESLYKNSETPMVNSVHHQAAKDIGKGLIPQAYCIEDGILEAFIHENAEPGKILGVQWHPEFFHTLGNKLIDPFKIINTFLSFAKTDK; encoded by the coding sequence ATGATCAAAATCGGAGTTTCTGCGTGCTTTTTCCATCCTGACCTAGACAGGACAACCTTCGGACCGAAAACACTTTCGTACCTCGAAAACGACATGGCCGCTTACATTGCAAGACCTAATGTAATGCCAGTACTTATTCCTGAATTGCCGAAAGCTGAAAAGCTGGCAATCATCAAGGAAATGGATGGTTTGGTGCTGCAAGGTGGTGCCGATCTAGCGCCTGAATCTTATGGCGAAGCACCCATAGGAAGATGGCTAGGAGATCGTATCCGAGATGAGTATGAATTGGAACTGATGGATCTTTTCATCAAGGAAGAAAAGCCGGTTCTTGGCATTTGCCGAGGCTTTCAACTCATGAACGCCTATTACGGAGGAACACTTTTTCAGGACATTGACACTCAACGGCCTGAAAGCATCAAGCACCGCGATGCGATTGAATATGACCATGTACATCACGGAGTACGGTTCGAACCGGGTTCGTTCTTAGAATCATTGTATAAGAATTCGGAAACCCCGATGGTCAATTCTGTTCACCATCAGGCCGCAAAAGACATTGGAAAAGGACTTATTCCGCAAGCCTATTGCATAGAAGATGGGATTCTGGAGGCATTCATCCACGAAAATGCTGAACCTGGAAAGATATTGGGTGTGCAATGGCATCCCGAATTCTTCCACACCTTGGGCAATAAGCTTATCGATCCGTTTAAGATCATCAACACATTTTTGTCATTCGCTAAAACAGATAAATGA
- a CDS encoding DUF1573 domain-containing protein — protein MKLLIQTLFLALVPLALLGQNVKWETTSINFGTVRDWNSPEATFKFTNTGKTKLMFLPQKHSRDVLVRYPNRAFQPGESGEITIQYYTSEQGAFSKTVEVYTNVSNRSQQLTVKGNIKSIYANALTSCPSFQDPAPAKSSDPNVVQVVDAATNRPIPNAKVEVFDRGIRKAMNGTNLEGVAVNWIESGKYVAVASKLGYEKAEQEIVFTKRDRTQVIYLNRRSTETEINTEELLVAVEDRRDEVNEKPDERYQTSAPVQEVIDLGITTNDVLENEREQLDEIDLGITINQVMSDESVDARTNDFEDVDLGISSNEQWEEPEIAGAESNRSAEEVNEEDIDLGVATNDQLEEENVRPLATEVELSEIIDREPVPIEVEASEIENEVEAALAEAERNEVEYDLESESEPEFSNEKYRPNNVLLLLDVSGSMNDDGKMDKLKSSIRRLVMMLREVDVLTMIAYNSDSWELLPPTPVKDNLAILALVDSLEPFGYTNGVKGMETAYESLEKQLIQGGNNQLIIATDGKFNSSKFSEKDAIQLVKDNSDKGIVLSIIGFGEDKEAAKMMNKLAEMGDGNFLQVRDDEDPTELLAEEIKNRSRVLGETH, from the coding sequence ATGAAGTTGCTAATTCAGACACTTTTCTTGGCTCTTGTTCCGCTTGCGCTTTTAGGGCAGAATGTCAAGTGGGAAACAACCTCAATCAATTTTGGAACTGTTCGCGATTGGAATAGTCCTGAAGCGACTTTCAAGTTTACCAACACAGGAAAGACTAAGCTGATGTTCTTGCCACAGAAGCATAGTCGTGATGTGTTGGTCCGTTATCCCAATCGTGCTTTTCAGCCAGGCGAGTCTGGCGAGATCACCATTCAATATTACACTTCCGAACAAGGTGCTTTTTCAAAAACGGTTGAGGTTTACACCAATGTTTCAAACAGGTCTCAACAGCTCACGGTGAAAGGAAATATCAAGAGCATTTACGCGAATGCCCTTACTTCGTGCCCATCTTTCCAAGATCCAGCACCAGCAAAAAGCTCTGATCCTAATGTGGTTCAAGTGGTGGATGCAGCCACAAATCGTCCTATTCCGAACGCGAAGGTCGAAGTGTTTGACCGCGGCATTCGAAAGGCCATGAATGGAACCAATTTAGAAGGCGTTGCCGTTAATTGGATTGAGTCAGGGAAATACGTTGCGGTCGCTTCGAAGCTTGGATACGAAAAGGCTGAACAGGAAATCGTTTTTACTAAAAGGGATCGGACTCAAGTAATCTATTTGAACCGGAGATCGACCGAGACTGAAATCAATACGGAAGAGTTGCTTGTAGCTGTTGAGGATAGGAGGGATGAAGTGAATGAGAAACCAGATGAAAGATATCAGACATCAGCACCCGTTCAGGAAGTTATCGACTTGGGAATTACCACCAATGATGTTTTGGAAAACGAACGTGAGCAGTTGGACGAAATTGATCTTGGAATTACGATCAATCAGGTTATGTCGGATGAATCAGTTGATGCACGAACAAATGATTTCGAAGACGTTGATCTAGGAATTAGTTCGAATGAGCAATGGGAAGAGCCAGAGATTGCGGGTGCGGAATCAAACAGAAGTGCCGAAGAAGTCAATGAAGAAGACATCGATCTTGGAGTAGCCACGAATGATCAATTGGAAGAGGAAAATGTACGACCCTTGGCTACTGAAGTTGAACTATCCGAAATCATTGATCGTGAACCTGTGCCGATTGAAGTCGAAGCATCGGAAATAGAAAATGAAGTTGAAGCGGCTTTGGCTGAGGCTGAAAGGAATGAAGTTGAGTATGACTTAGAGTCTGAATCGGAGCCTGAATTCTCCAATGAGAAATATCGCCCAAATAATGTGCTATTGCTATTGGATGTGTCTGGTTCTATGAATGACGATGGTAAGATGGATAAGCTGAAATCCTCTATTCGCAGGTTGGTGATGATGCTTCGCGAAGTGGATGTGCTGACAATGATTGCGTACAATTCAGATTCGTGGGAACTGCTGCCACCAACTCCGGTGAAGGATAATCTGGCAATTTTGGCGTTGGTGGATAGCCTCGAACCTTTTGGTTATACCAACGGTGTAAAAGGAATGGAAACGGCCTACGAAAGCCTGGAAAAGCAGCTCATCCAAGGTGGAAATAATCAACTCATTATTGCAACTGATGGAAAATTCAACTCCTCTAAATTCTCTGAGAAAGACGCTATTCAACTTGTGAAGGATAATTCTGACAAGGGAATTGTGCTTTCAATCATCGGCTTTGGCGAGGATAAGGAAGCGGCTAAAATGATGAATAAACTGGCCGAGATGGGTGATGGAAACTTTCTTCAAGTAAGAGACGATGAAGACCCAACAGAATTGCTTGCTGAAGAAATTAAAAACCGTTCCCGCGTTTTAGGAGAGACACATTGA
- a CDS encoding DUF1573 domain-containing protein — protein sequence MKNTVIALVALFATSTFAFAQEEAAGGAAFKFETETLDYGTIENDSDGNREFKFTNVGTEPLIISNAKGSCGCTTPEWPKEPIAPGASSTIKVHYDTKRTGAFEKTVTLTSNAVESSKVIRIKGVVNAPAHDPNDGTDHSGHDH from the coding sequence ATGAAAAACACAGTTATTGCCTTGGTTGCATTGTTTGCAACATCAACTTTCGCTTTTGCCCAAGAAGAAGCAGCAGGCGGAGCAGCTTTCAAATTTGAAACTGAAACATTGGATTACGGAACCATTGAAAATGATTCTGACGGTAACCGAGAGTTCAAATTCACGAACGTAGGAACTGAGCCATTGATCATTTCAAATGCAAAAGGATCTTGTGGTTGTACTACGCCAGAATGGCCAAAAGAGCCGATTGCTCCAGGAGCTTCATCGACCATCAAAGTTCATTATGACACAAAAAGAACTGGTGCATTCGAGAAAACAGTTACGTTGACTTCAAATGCTGTTGAGTCTTCAAAAGTGATCCGTATCAAAGGTGTGGTTAACGCTCCAGCTCATGATCCAAATGATGGAACTGATCATTCTGGTCACGATCATTGA
- a CDS encoding iron-containing alcohol dehydrogenase, which yields MSQIVQFNFPTVIRFGSGAILELPAHLKEQGKMRPLVVTDPIVATLPFFQEIIDGLKKAGLEPTVYAEMHKNPVKSDVLKGKAAFAGADCDSIVGIGGGVGLDVARAIALAINHHRDLFDYDDLIGGDQYVTEDVPYFVTVPTTSGTGSEVGRSAIIADDVTHQKKILFSPKLLASRVFADPSLTFGLPPFVTAATGMDALTHNMEAYVAKNYHPMCDGIALEGIKLIGRSIEKATHEGQNEQARADMMLASLMGAVAFQKGLGVVHSLAHPLSQLLDTHHGLANAVNLPYGMKFNLDGFEDRFEAMANAIGLKNGNGIQLIDELFKLNERLGLPTRLSAIEVKEEHLEPLADLAFADFCHPNNPKPVSRNNFYDIYRSAL from the coding sequence ATGAGTCAAATAGTTCAATTCAATTTCCCGACAGTTATCCGCTTCGGATCTGGTGCCATTTTGGAACTTCCTGCCCACCTGAAAGAGCAGGGAAAAATGCGACCACTGGTGGTTACAGACCCTATTGTTGCCACACTTCCTTTCTTCCAAGAAATAATCGATGGACTGAAAAAAGCAGGACTGGAACCAACCGTGTATGCAGAAATGCACAAAAACCCGGTAAAATCGGACGTGCTGAAAGGCAAGGCAGCTTTTGCAGGTGCGGATTGCGATAGTATAGTCGGAATTGGCGGTGGTGTTGGATTGGATGTAGCGCGTGCTATTGCTTTGGCCATCAATCATCACCGCGACCTATTTGATTATGATGACCTTATCGGTGGTGATCAATATGTGACCGAAGATGTGCCGTATTTCGTAACTGTTCCTACCACAAGCGGAACCGGAAGTGAGGTTGGTCGAAGCGCCATCATTGCAGATGACGTGACGCATCAGAAGAAAATCCTTTTCTCGCCAAAATTGTTGGCAAGCCGTGTTTTTGCCGATCCATCTCTAACTTTTGGCTTGCCGCCATTCGTGACTGCAGCTACTGGAATGGACGCCCTAACGCACAACATGGAAGCATACGTTGCAAAGAATTATCACCCAATGTGTGATGGAATTGCACTTGAAGGCATAAAGTTGATCGGCAGATCAATTGAAAAAGCGACTCATGAAGGACAGAATGAGCAGGCACGTGCCGATATGATGCTCGCAAGTTTGATGGGTGCAGTAGCATTCCAAAAAGGTTTGGGTGTAGTTCACTCATTGGCTCATCCACTTTCGCAATTGTTGGATACACATCATGGTTTGGCGAATGCAGTGAATCTTCCTTATGGAATGAAATTCAACTTGGATGGATTTGAAGACCGATTTGAAGCCATGGCGAATGCTATCGGTTTGAAAAATGGAAACGGAATCCAATTGATCGATGAGCTGTTTAAACTGAACGAGCGCTTAGGACTTCCTACCAGATTGTCGGCAATTGAGGTAAAAGAAGAACATTTGGAGCCGTTGGCCGATCTTGCATTCGCAGATTTCTGCCATCCAAATAACCCAAAACCTGTGTCAAGAAATAATTTCTACGATATTTACCGTTCGGCACTCTAA